The following proteins are encoded in a genomic region of Natrarchaeobius halalkaliphilus:
- the pyk gene encoding pyruvate kinase: MRNAKIVCTLGPASSDRDTIRELAEAGMSVARLNASHGSREDRAALIERVRAVDERRSEPVAVMLDTQGPEIRTAPLPEGETVTLETGTTIEFVEGETVTPKTVGLSLAIDAVSMDDRILLDDGLIETTVVERDGDTVRARVDTGGELGGRKGVNVPGVDLDLDIVTESDRGDLELAAEKSVDFVAASFVRDADDVYEVSEVLEGFGAEIPIVSKIERAGAVENLDEIIEASDGIMVARGDLGVECPMEDVPMIQKRIIRRCREAGLPVITATEMLDSMIHARRPTRAEASDVANAVLDGTDAVMLSGETAIGAHPVAVVETMDSIVREVEDSEEYAELLEQRVPAAGEARTDALARSARFLARDIGADAVVAATESGYTALKTAKYRPGVPVVASTPTQEVRRRLALSWGITPLYAQVSNQGADAVVERAVQAALDAGIAQSGDTVVVLCGMMTDLEGANTTNMLKVHVAAEALTTGRVVVDGRATGPLTHVDSGDLSDVPDGAILALAADFDEEFTGDVEKVAGIVNAQRGMTGYPALVAREMNIPMISGATVAETDGGTTVTIDAERGVVYGGDTGGRLDRI, from the coding sequence ATGAGAAACGCGAAAATCGTCTGTACGCTCGGGCCGGCCTCGAGCGATCGGGACACGATTCGGGAGCTGGCCGAGGCCGGGATGTCCGTCGCCCGGTTGAACGCGAGCCACGGGAGCCGGGAGGACCGCGCTGCCCTCATCGAGCGCGTTCGTGCGGTCGACGAGCGGCGATCGGAACCCGTCGCGGTCATGCTCGACACGCAAGGTCCCGAGATTCGAACCGCGCCGCTGCCGGAGGGGGAGACGGTTACGCTCGAGACCGGAACCACGATCGAGTTCGTCGAAGGTGAGACGGTCACGCCGAAGACCGTCGGCCTCTCGCTGGCCATCGACGCCGTCTCGATGGACGACCGAATTCTCCTCGACGACGGCCTGATCGAGACGACCGTCGTCGAACGAGATGGGGATACGGTCCGGGCGCGCGTCGACACGGGTGGCGAACTGGGCGGTCGCAAGGGCGTGAACGTGCCCGGCGTCGACCTCGACCTCGACATCGTCACCGAAAGCGACCGTGGCGACCTCGAACTCGCCGCGGAGAAGTCGGTCGACTTCGTCGCCGCGAGCTTCGTTCGGGACGCCGACGACGTCTACGAGGTCAGCGAGGTTCTCGAGGGGTTCGGGGCGGAGATTCCGATCGTCTCGAAGATCGAGCGCGCCGGCGCGGTGGAGAACTTAGACGAGATCATCGAGGCCTCGGACGGAATCATGGTCGCCAGGGGAGACCTCGGCGTCGAGTGTCCGATGGAGGACGTCCCGATGATCCAAAAACGAATCATCCGCCGGTGTCGCGAGGCGGGACTGCCCGTCATCACGGCGACGGAGATGCTGGACTCGATGATCCACGCCCGCCGACCGACCCGTGCGGAAGCCTCAGACGTCGCGAACGCCGTTCTCGACGGAACCGACGCCGTCATGCTCTCGGGCGAGACGGCCATCGGCGCGCATCCGGTCGCCGTCGTCGAGACGATGGACAGCATCGTCCGCGAGGTCGAAGACTCCGAGGAGTACGCCGAGTTGCTCGAGCAACGTGTCCCCGCTGCCGGCGAAGCGCGGACGGACGCCCTGGCTCGCTCCGCGCGGTTTCTGGCAAGGGACATCGGCGCGGACGCGGTCGTCGCCGCGACCGAGTCCGGATACACCGCGTTGAAAACGGCCAAGTATCGGCCCGGCGTACCGGTCGTCGCCTCGACACCGACCCAGGAGGTCCGACGCCGACTCGCCCTCTCGTGGGGGATTACGCCGCTGTACGCGCAGGTCTCTAACCAGGGTGCCGACGCCGTCGTCGAGAGAGCCGTCCAGGCGGCTCTCGACGCCGGGATAGCCCAGAGCGGCGATACCGTCGTCGTCCTCTGTGGGATGATGACCGACCTCGAGGGTGCGAACACGACGAACATGCTCAAGGTCCACGTCGCCGCGGAGGCGTTGACGACGGGACGGGTCGTCGTGGACGGGCGGGCGACCGGTCCCCTCACACACGTCGATAGCGGTGACCTCTCGGACGTTCCTGACGGTGCGATCCTGGCGCTTGCCGCGGACTTCGACGAGGAGTTCACCGGCGATGTCGAGAAAGTCGCCGGTATCGTCAACGCCCAGCGTGGAATGACCGGCTATCCCGCCCTCGTCGCGAGGGAGATGAACATTCCGATGATCAGCGGTGCGACCGTCGCTGAAACCGACGGCGGGACGACCGTCACGATCGACGCCGAACGCGGGGTCGTCTACGGCGGCGATACCGGCGGACGTCTCGATCGAATCTGA
- a CDS encoding DUF7312 domain-containing protein codes for MSDETSDVDGSGESQPTSDGHDADSEWEWGKTEPVPSEDPPRDGSSDIEPVSTATDTDSETERDRIPIDLSRTPADDDRTEPDEDEDEDDPYAPEPSSTPIVAGEPDLENALFVIIGALAMILVTVRLIWIPL; via the coding sequence ATGTCAGACGAGACGTCCGACGTCGACGGTTCGGGTGAGTCCCAACCGACGTCGGACGGTCACGACGCGGACAGCGAGTGGGAGTGGGGGAAAACCGAACCAGTCCCGAGCGAGGATCCGCCTCGAGACGGCTCGAGTGACATCGAACCGGTGTCGACGGCGACGGACACCGACTCCGAGACGGAGAGGGATCGAATCCCCATCGATCTCTCGAGGACGCCGGCCGACGACGATCGGACGGAACCCGACGAAGACGAGGATGAAGACGACCCGTACGCGCCGGAACCCAGCTCCACGCCGATCGTTGCCGGTGAGCCCGACCTCGAGAACGCGCTGTTCGTGATCATCGGGGCACTCGCGATGATCCTCGTCACCGTCCGCCTGATTTGGATCCCATTGTAG
- a CDS encoding shikimate dehydrogenase, protein MDVFGLLGNPVGHSLSPPMHETAYDELGLDARYVTFEPETDELEAATTGADALGIAGLNVTIPFKQDVLEIVEPDDLAARIGAVNTIDFSRSSGSKTEPPTGHNTDAAGAMRALCDHDVTVDGARAVVVGAGGAGRAIAFGLADAGATVDIANRTESTAHDLAADVPGATGHGLETDALETLVGDADVLVNATSVGMEEDATPVQADVLHGDLVVMDAVYRPLETRLLSEAAAVGATTVDGAWMLLYQGVEAFELWTDERAPVGAMNEALRARL, encoded by the coding sequence ATGGATGTCTTCGGTCTGCTCGGAAACCCGGTCGGACACTCGCTGTCGCCGCCGATGCACGAGACGGCCTACGACGAGCTCGGACTCGACGCGCGGTACGTCACGTTCGAACCCGAGACGGACGAACTCGAGGCGGCGACCACCGGGGCGGACGCTCTCGGAATCGCGGGACTGAACGTAACCATCCCGTTCAAACAGGACGTCCTCGAAATCGTCGAACCGGACGACCTCGCGGCGCGAATCGGTGCGGTCAACACGATCGACTTCTCGCGGTCGAGCGGGTCGAAAACGGAGCCGCCGACGGGGCACAACACGGATGCAGCCGGCGCGATGCGTGCGCTCTGTGATCACGACGTGACGGTCGATGGCGCACGCGCGGTCGTCGTCGGCGCTGGCGGTGCCGGTCGAGCGATCGCCTTCGGCCTCGCGGACGCGGGTGCGACCGTCGACATCGCAAACCGGACCGAATCGACCGCTCACGATCTCGCCGCGGACGTTCCCGGCGCGACGGGACACGGTCTCGAGACGGACGCACTCGAGACGCTGGTCGGTGACGCCGACGTACTGGTCAACGCGACGAGCGTCGGGATGGAAGAAGACGCGACGCCGGTCCAGGCCGACGTGCTTCACGGCGATCTCGTGGTCATGGATGCGGTTTACCGGCCGCTCGAGACGCGACTGCTGTCAGAGGCGGCCGCCGTCGGAGCGACCACCGTCGACGGGGCGTGGATGTTACTCTATCAGGGCGTCGAGGCGTTCGAACTCTGGACCGACGAACGGGCACCGGTCGGGGCGATGAACGAAGCGCTCCGGGCCCGGCTCTAG
- a CDS encoding helix-hairpin-helix domain-containing protein: MGILQTLKSLLGLGDSSPQRRESREVGVTVERESSRGEVGHDEDDSDPAAAGSDAAGSTASLTEPSDDPDRAAEPAEAAGPTESDATPASEPDPADGVSHIEEAESPEPTDAESPESSDEHDGPERDEAKSDSVVDETGSDSETDETESDSESNELESDSESATEDDGSDSPRDADDEHGEPITSIKGIGPAYADRLADAGVETVTELADADAAELAGGTDISEKRIQGWIDRAALR, encoded by the coding sequence ATGGGAATCCTCCAAACGCTGAAGTCACTGTTGGGGCTCGGTGATTCGAGTCCACAGCGGCGGGAGTCTCGAGAGGTCGGTGTAACCGTCGAACGGGAGAGTTCGCGCGGGGAAGTCGGACACGACGAAGACGATTCGGATCCAGCCGCGGCCGGCTCCGACGCTGCCGGCTCGACGGCATCGCTGACGGAACCGTCGGACGATCCTGACCGGGCCGCCGAACCCGCTGAGGCCGCCGGACCGACCGAATCGGACGCGACGCCGGCATCGGAACCGGACCCGGCGGACGGAGTCAGTCACATCGAGGAAGCCGAGAGCCCCGAACCGACAGACGCCGAGAGTCCCGAATCGAGCGACGAACACGACGGACCGGAACGTGACGAGGCGAAGTCGGACTCGGTGGTCGACGAGACGGGGTCAGACTCCGAGACCGACGAGACGGAGTCTGATTCGGAGTCGAACGAACTCGAGAGCGATTCGGAGTCGGCGACGGAGGACGACGGATCCGACTCTCCTCGAGACGCGGACGACGAACACGGAGAGCCCATCACCTCGATCAAGGGGATCGGACCGGCCTACGCCGACCGCCTCGCGGACGCGGGCGTCGAAACCGTCACCGAGCTCGCTGATGCCGACGCGGCGGAACTCGCCGGCGGCACGGACATTTCGGAGAAGCGAATTCAGGGCTGGATCGACCGCGCAGCGCTTCGGTGA
- a CDS encoding HAH_0734 family protein, with product MKQLIIYGDPGIRAGAIVEYDDEEVVCFGINRNGEWNGPEEVQLWCTVGDDSEYEDYEKRNYIPHFLEVDHVDAEDVDVVRPKADLSI from the coding sequence ATGAAGCAACTCATCATCTACGGCGATCCCGGAATCCGTGCAGGGGCCATCGTCGAATACGACGACGAGGAAGTGGTCTGTTTCGGAATCAACCGAAACGGGGAGTGGAACGGTCCCGAGGAGGTCCAGCTCTGGTGTACCGTTGGCGACGACTCGGAGTACGAAGACTACGAGAAACGCAACTACATCCCCCACTTTCTCGAGGTCGATCACGTCGACGCCGAAGACGTCGACGTCGTTCGACCGAAAGCGGATCTCTCTATCTAA
- a CDS encoding DUF7117 family protein, translating into MKIRGERECQECGTRWSYYETGSIGCPACGSLHSVGTDDRTEHTDQQVAFDLTTVRSDIDDASIDDLADRARDRCREYVRRRGFINAGELCDLDETYLTASELHHVADIVAREFDLEEREELYFLALLRDGDEGERPPPDDVPTTLRAGRGIAYANAVREYRRDVRTWIDVHDRDLAAGERSTLETLGEHVTRIRMLEGDVSPRTAERLIEATRDLADGLRGDELALGRAQDRLAALEGADERG; encoded by the coding sequence ATGAAGATACGCGGGGAGCGCGAGTGTCAAGAGTGCGGGACCCGCTGGTCGTACTACGAAACGGGCAGCATCGGCTGTCCCGCCTGCGGTAGCCTCCACAGCGTCGGGACGGACGACCGCACCGAACACACCGACCAGCAGGTCGCGTTCGATCTCACGACCGTCCGGTCCGACATCGACGACGCGTCGATCGACGACCTCGCAGACCGGGCTCGAGACCGCTGTCGCGAGTACGTCCGACGACGGGGATTCATCAACGCCGGCGAACTGTGCGACCTCGACGAGACGTACCTGACGGCGAGCGAACTCCACCACGTGGCCGACATCGTCGCTCGAGAGTTCGATCTCGAGGAACGCGAGGAGCTGTACTTCCTCGCGCTGTTGCGTGACGGCGACGAGGGTGAGCGACCGCCACCTGACGACGTTCCGACGACGTTGCGAGCGGGGCGTGGAATCGCGTACGCGAACGCAGTCCGGGAGTACCGACGGGACGTTCGGACCTGGATCGACGTCCACGATCGCGACCTCGCGGCGGGCGAACGGAGCACCCTCGAGACGCTGGGCGAGCACGTCACGCGGATTCGGATGCTCGAGGGGGACGTGAGTCCGCGGACGGCCGAGCGGCTGATCGAGGCCACGCGCGACCTCGCTGACGGGCTCCGGGGAGACGAACTCGCGCTCGGTCGGGCACAGGATCGACTCGCTGCGCTCGAGGGTGCAGACGAACGTGGATAA
- a CDS encoding bifunctional methylenetetrahydrofolate dehydrogenase/methenyltetrahydrofolate cyclohydrolase — MTEIIDGNAVASEIRDGLTGSIEALADAGARPGLATVLMGDDPASETYVNMKQRDCEEVGIESVHVDVDGDASPETLYDSIADLNDNPDVHGYIVQAPVPDHVDYRDVIRRVDPEKDVDGFHPENVGRLVAGDARFRPCTPHGIQKLLEATEVDTEGADVTIVGRSAIVGKPLANLLVQKADDGNATVTICHSRTEDLAAKTRQADVVVAAVGVPELIDGSMIDDGAVVIDVGVNRVDADTEKGYELVGDVEFETAAENADAITPVPGGVGPMTRAMLLYNTVKAASLQEGVPVDLP; from the coding sequence ATGACCGAGATCATCGACGGCAACGCCGTCGCGAGCGAGATCCGTGACGGACTGACGGGTTCCATCGAAGCGCTTGCTGACGCCGGCGCACGGCCCGGGCTGGCGACCGTGTTGATGGGTGACGATCCCGCCAGTGAGACGTACGTGAACATGAAACAGCGCGACTGCGAGGAGGTCGGTATCGAGAGCGTTCACGTCGACGTCGACGGCGACGCCTCGCCGGAAACGTTGTACGATTCGATCGCGGATCTCAACGATAATCCGGACGTGCACGGCTATATCGTTCAGGCTCCGGTTCCCGATCACGTCGACTACCGGGACGTCATCCGCCGGGTCGATCCCGAGAAGGACGTCGACGGCTTTCACCCCGAGAACGTCGGGCGACTCGTCGCTGGCGATGCGCGATTTCGCCCCTGTACACCTCACGGCATCCAGAAGTTACTCGAGGCAACCGAAGTCGACACCGAGGGTGCGGACGTCACGATCGTCGGGCGATCGGCTATCGTCGGTAAACCGCTCGCGAACCTCCTCGTCCAGAAGGCGGACGACGGAAACGCCACGGTGACGATCTGTCACTCCCGCACCGAAGACCTCGCTGCGAAGACCCGTCAGGCCGACGTCGTGGTCGCGGCGGTCGGCGTTCCGGAGCTGATCGACGGCTCGATGATCGACGACGGTGCGGTCGTGATCGACGTCGGCGTCAATCGCGTGGACGCGGACACCGAGAAGGGCTACGAACTCGTCGGCGACGTCGAGTTCGAGACCGCAGCGGAGAACGCGGACGCGATCACGCCGGTCCCCGGCGGCGTCGGTCCGATGACGCGCGCGATGTTGCTCTACAACACGGTCAAAGCCGCGAGCCTCCAGGAAGGCGTTCCGGTCGACCTGCCGTAG
- the glyA gene encoding serine hydroxymethyltransferase, whose translation MEHEHVRDVDPAVADALEGEVDRQRSSLQMIASENHASRAVMDAQSSALTNKYAEGYPGSRYYGGCEYADEVEQLAIDRATELFGAEHVNVQPHSGTQANQAVYFAMLEPGDKILSLDLTHGGHLSHGHPANFVGQLYDVEQYEVDAETGYLDYDDLAEQADDFEPDIIVSGYSAYPREIDWERIQEAADAADALHLADIAHITGLVAAGVHSSPVGIADFVTGSTHKTIRAGRGGIVMTSEEYADDIDAAVFPGGQGGPLMHNVAGKAVGFEEALQPAFEEYAEQTVANAKALGEALVDNGFSLVSGGTDNHLVLVDLRESHPDTSGGDAEEALEDAGIVLNGNTVPGETRSAFDPSGIRAGTPALTTRGFDEDDCRTVGNLIARVVDSPDDEDVTADVREDVESLCGQNPLYD comes from the coding sequence ATGGAACACGAGCACGTTCGGGACGTCGATCCCGCCGTTGCCGATGCACTCGAAGGAGAAGTCGACCGTCAGCGATCGTCACTGCAGATGATCGCGAGCGAGAACCACGCCAGTCGCGCGGTCATGGACGCACAGAGCAGCGCACTCACGAACAAGTACGCCGAGGGCTATCCCGGCTCGCGCTACTACGGCGGCTGTGAGTACGCCGACGAAGTCGAACAGCTCGCGATCGATCGTGCGACAGAACTCTTCGGTGCGGAACACGTCAACGTCCAGCCCCACTCGGGCACGCAGGCCAACCAGGCCGTCTACTTCGCGATGCTCGAGCCCGGCGACAAGATCCTCTCGCTCGATCTGACCCACGGCGGCCACCTCAGTCACGGTCACCCGGCGAACTTCGTGGGCCAGCTTTACGACGTCGAACAGTACGAGGTCGACGCCGAGACGGGCTATCTCGACTACGACGATCTCGCAGAGCAGGCGGACGACTTCGAGCCGGACATCATCGTCTCGGGCTACTCCGCGTATCCCCGCGAGATCGACTGGGAGCGCATTCAGGAGGCCGCCGATGCGGCCGACGCGCTCCACCTCGCGGACATCGCACACATCACCGGTCTCGTCGCCGCCGGCGTTCACAGCTCGCCCGTCGGAATCGCGGACTTCGTCACGGGTTCGACGCACAAGACGATCCGTGCCGGACGGGGCGGGATCGTCATGACGAGCGAGGAGTACGCGGACGACATCGACGCGGCCGTCTTCCCCGGCGGACAGGGCGGTCCGCTCATGCACAACGTCGCCGGGAAAGCCGTCGGCTTCGAGGAAGCCCTCCAACCCGCCTTCGAGGAGTACGCCGAGCAGACGGTCGCGAACGCGAAAGCGCTCGGAGAAGCCCTGGTCGACAACGGCTTCTCGCTCGTCTCCGGCGGAACCGACAACCACCTGGTTCTCGTCGACCTCCGCGAAAGCCATCCCGACACGAGCGGCGGCGACGCAGAGGAGGCGCTCGAGGACGCCGGGATCGTCCTCAACGGAAACACGGTACCGGGTGAGACGCGCTCTGCGTTCGATCCAAGCGGTATCCGAGCCGGAACGCCCGCCCTCACCACTCGCGGATTCGACGAGGACGACTGCCGGACGGTCGGCAACCTGATCGCACGAGTCGTCGACAGCCCGGACGACGAGGACGTCACCGCGGACGTGCGCGAGGACGTCGAGTCGCTGTGTGGACAGAACCCGCTGTACGATTGA
- a CDS encoding HAD-IIA family hydrolase, which yields MTDYEGVILDVDGTIVLGSELIPGAIEGISALEDASCSRLLFSNNPTRGSDHYGDKLDPHGIDVGPDTVLTSATVSASYLSETYDDERVFLVGGDRLASILDEAGVSLTDEPAEAEVVLGSFDRAFSYEGLSAALDALENGVPFYGTDPDATIPVDGGTIPGSGAILAAMEAVAGREPDAILGKPSSIAASAAKRRLEIDAEDTLVVGDRLDTDIALGEQAGMTTALVLTGVTDRSAVASSPVKPDYVLDSLADVERILE from the coding sequence ATGACCGACTACGAGGGCGTGATCCTCGACGTCGACGGAACGATCGTTCTGGGCTCGGAGTTGATTCCCGGTGCGATCGAGGGGATCAGTGCGCTCGAGGACGCGAGCTGTTCGCGCCTGCTCTTTTCGAACAACCCCACGCGCGGGAGCGACCACTACGGTGACAAACTCGATCCACACGGGATCGATGTCGGCCCCGACACGGTGTTGACCTCGGCAACCGTCTCCGCGTCGTACCTCTCCGAGACGTACGACGACGAACGGGTGTTTCTGGTCGGCGGGGACCGGCTCGCGTCGATTCTCGACGAAGCCGGCGTCAGCCTGACTGACGAACCCGCGGAGGCTGAAGTGGTCCTGGGTTCGTTCGATCGGGCGTTCTCCTACGAGGGGCTTTCGGCTGCGCTCGATGCGCTCGAGAACGGCGTTCCGTTCTACGGGACCGATCCCGACGCGACGATCCCGGTCGACGGCGGAACGATACCCGGCTCCGGAGCGATTCTCGCCGCGATGGAAGCCGTCGCCGGACGTGAGCCGGATGCGATTCTCGGGAAACCATCGTCGATCGCCGCATCGGCTGCCAAGCGTCGACTCGAGATCGACGCCGAGGACACGCTCGTCGTCGGTGACCGCCTCGATACGGATATCGCGCTCGGGGAGCAGGCCGGAATGACGACCGCCCTCGTCCTCACCGGCGTGACGGATCGGTCGGCTGTCGCGTCGTCTCCCGTGAAGCCGGATTACGTCCTCGACTCGCTGGCCGACGTCGAGCGGATACTCGAGTGA
- a CDS encoding rubrerythrin-like domain-containing protein, whose amino-acid sequence MVYTDPYTPDRSHYECCDCGYRETTDTLGACPECGGRTQNIAIGRE is encoded by the coding sequence ATGGTCTACACCGATCCGTACACGCCCGACCGCTCACACTACGAGTGCTGTGACTGTGGCTACCGCGAAACCACCGACACGCTGGGCGCTTGTCCCGAGTGTGGCGGTCGAACGCAAAACATCGCAATCGGACGCGAGTAG
- a CDS encoding AEC family transporter, with amino-acid sequence MEVVARLLALLVLLLVGAGLRTTGVLDRRRVAGLNTIAYYVALPALVFVSTYDQNVADLLSVALVGGLLFVLGTTAALAWVVHRNRGSNDRSSVAIVQSYHSNLGYLGLPLVAATFDARVTAIASVVLGVVTLTQLPMTIVVLSTLNGADAALVGEIRGIVKNPVLLALIVGLAVGSAGVSIPSTVASGFDAVAALALPIALLCVGASLQVEASTIDFGAVVSVIALKICCMPILAWLVFSALGVDPATFTAAVVMLGTPTAVSTYVFAAELGGDRKFASLNVFATTLASIVTLFVLITLVS; translated from the coding sequence ATGGAGGTCGTTGCCCGGCTGCTGGCGCTGCTCGTGTTGTTGCTCGTCGGAGCCGGACTGCGAACGACCGGCGTTCTGGACAGGAGGCGGGTCGCTGGTCTGAACACCATCGCCTACTACGTCGCGCTGCCGGCGCTCGTCTTCGTCTCGACGTACGATCAGAACGTCGCTGATCTCCTCTCTGTCGCACTCGTCGGTGGGCTCCTATTCGTGTTGGGTACGACCGCCGCACTCGCGTGGGTGGTCCACCGAAACAGGGGTTCGAACGACCGCTCGAGCGTCGCAATCGTCCAGTCGTATCACTCGAATCTCGGCTATCTCGGGCTCCCACTCGTCGCGGCGACGTTCGACGCCAGGGTGACGGCGATCGCGAGCGTCGTCCTCGGGGTCGTGACGCTGACCCAGCTTCCGATGACGATCGTCGTACTTTCGACGCTCAACGGCGCTGATGCCGCGCTCGTGGGCGAAATCCGAGGCATCGTGAAAAACCCGGTGTTGCTCGCACTGATCGTCGGGCTCGCCGTCGGCTCAGCCGGCGTCTCGATCCCGTCGACCGTCGCGTCCGGCTTCGACGCGGTCGCCGCGCTCGCCTTACCGATCGCGTTGCTTTGCGTCGGCGCGTCGCTTCAGGTCGAAGCTTCGACGATCGATTTCGGAGCGGTCGTGTCGGTGATCGCTCTGAAGATCTGTTGTATGCCGATCCTCGCCTGGCTCGTCTTCTCCGCGCTCGGCGTCGATCCGGCGACGTTCACCGCGGCGGTCGTTATGCTCGGAACGCCAACGGCCGTCTCGACGTACGTCTTCGCGGCCGAACTCGGCGGCGACAGGAAGTTCGCCTCGTTAAACGTCTTCGCAACGACGCTCGCTTCGATCGTGACGCTGTTCGTCCTCATCACGCTCGTCAGTTGA
- a CDS encoding YihY/virulence factor BrkB family protein produces the protein MVAKETLTSIYRTATDRDITFLAAGFAYYAFVSLIPMVLLALVVGSLLGGEDVAQRLVLVAGDFLPEAGEALVTDALTTEAGRAEATVVALVVAAWGALKVFRGLSLAFDKVYDEVSEDSLTEEVRDGLTVIVAGAFALALMVVVGAVLGLVAGSIPFGGVVGWVALLVGLVLVFVPIYYVLPPVPVDLTEVLPGAVFAAVGWTILQAGFQLYAANAGRYQAYGAVGAVLLLVTWLYFAGIVILVGAVLNVVRSRPLIAE, from the coding sequence ATGGTGGCGAAAGAGACGCTGACCTCGATCTATCGAACGGCTACGGATCGCGATATCACTTTTCTCGCGGCCGGATTCGCCTACTACGCGTTCGTCTCGCTGATTCCCATGGTCTTGCTCGCCCTCGTCGTCGGTTCCCTCCTCGGCGGCGAGGACGTCGCTCAGCGACTCGTTCTCGTCGCTGGCGATTTCCTCCCCGAGGCGGGTGAAGCGCTCGTGACCGACGCTTTGACGACCGAAGCCGGTCGTGCGGAGGCGACCGTCGTCGCCCTTGTCGTGGCCGCCTGGGGTGCTCTCAAGGTGTTTCGCGGCCTCAGCCTCGCGTTCGATAAGGTGTACGACGAGGTCTCAGAGGACTCGCTTACAGAGGAGGTTCGCGACGGCCTCACCGTCATCGTCGCGGGCGCGTTCGCGCTTGCACTGATGGTCGTCGTCGGTGCCGTCCTCGGACTCGTCGCCGGGAGCATTCCCTTCGGCGGCGTGGTGGGCTGGGTCGCTCTGTTGGTCGGACTCGTACTCGTGTTCGTTCCCATCTACTACGTGCTCCCACCCGTTCCCGTCGATCTCACCGAGGTCCTCCCCGGCGCGGTGTTCGCCGCCGTCGGCTGGACGATCTTGCAGGCCGGTTTTCAGCTCTACGCGGCGAACGCCGGACGGTATCAGGCCTACGGCGCGGTCGGTGCGGTCCTGTTGTTGGTCACCTGGCTCTACTTCGCCGGCATCGTCATCCTCGTCGGGGCCGTCCTCAACGTCGTTCGCTCGAGGCCGCTGATCGCCGAGTGA
- a CDS encoding CAP domain-containing protein: MTRRPRSKSESTSGDRSERGILRALGRLVVLVLLVSAVVLGAATFATTLIERAEDADGIDLQDRPDPSSNPPPAGERDPDVTDPDDPGVSSYETDVETVRSDAVEDFVHAAVNDRRADHGLESLEWDGTVASVSRAHSYDMAHRDYFSHGNPDGEGPYDRFSEVDDYCRGYGENIALTWIDRPIERPGNGDTVEYYTAEDLATGLVDQWMNSTSHREAILEEHGGPGWDRGGVGVYIADDGAVYASHNFCHEW; this comes from the coding sequence ATGACACGGCGGCCGCGGTCGAAGTCGGAGAGTACGTCCGGTGACCGGTCCGAGCGTGGTATTCTGCGAGCGCTGGGGCGTCTGGTCGTCCTCGTACTTCTCGTGAGCGCGGTTGTACTCGGGGCGGCCACGTTCGCAACTACACTCATAGAGCGCGCCGAAGACGCCGACGGAATCGACCTTCAGGATCGTCCGGATCCGAGTTCGAACCCGCCGCCTGCCGGCGAACGCGACCCGGACGTCACCGACCCGGACGATCCCGGCGTCTCGAGCTACGAAACCGACGTCGAGACGGTTCGCTCCGATGCGGTCGAGGACTTCGTCCACGCGGCGGTTAACGACCGGCGCGCGGATCACGGTCTCGAGTCGCTCGAGTGGGACGGAACCGTCGCCTCCGTCTCGCGGGCCCACAGTTACGATATGGCTCACCGCGATTACTTTTCGCACGGAAACCCGGACGGTGAGGGACCATACGACCGCTTCAGCGAAGTCGACGACTACTGTCGCGGCTACGGCGAGAACATCGCCCTGACGTGGATCGACAGACCGATCGAACGCCCCGGAAACGGAGACACCGTGGAGTACTACACCGCAGAAGACCTCGCAACCGGTCTCGTCGATCAGTGGATGAACTCGACGAGCCACCGCGAAGCGATCCTCGAGGAGCACGGCGGTCCCGGCTGGGACCGTGGCGGCGTCGGCGTCTACATCGCGGACGACGGTGCAGTCTACGCCTCACACAACTTCTGTCACGAGTGGTAG